From the Nerophis ophidion isolate RoL-2023_Sa linkage group LG18, RoL_Noph_v1.0, whole genome shotgun sequence genome, one window contains:
- the LOC133537428 gene encoding P2Y purinoceptor 14-like — NFGVTAIYLNMYASILLMGYIAANRYFKMVQPSGSHQLQSVWAACVTSTMTWLVLLPFAGTYIILSLTTQQAPPPCGGTTCCDELHSEPLRLLYKGVHAFSAAISLLVLLALLFFYYSATHRLAAAQQRRAASCGHKKLAKSRRNIVVLVVVFCVCFLPYHLVRLPYAFIPRSCSNPAILYLKEVTVSMSALNVCLDPLIYFLLCKAFRGQLRQRQKHSEADTFRKAATYPSGTFQTGVSKPQGP, encoded by the exons AACTTCGGCGTGACGGCGATCTACCTCAACATGTACGCCAGCATCCTCCTCATGGGCTACATCGCTGCCAATAG GTACTTTAAGATGGTCCAGCCTTCAGGAAGTCACCAACTGCAGTCGGTGTGGGCGGCTTGTGTCACTTCCACGATGACTTGGCTGGTCCTCCTCCCCTTTGCAGGCACTTACATCATCCTGTCGCTAACTACTCAGCAGGCTCCGCCTCCTTGCGGCGGCACGACGTGTTGCGACGAACTTCACAGTGAGCCGCTCAGGCTTCTCTACAAGGGCGTCCACGCCTTCTCCGCTGCCATTTCCCTGCTGGTCCTCCTCGCCCTGCTCTTCTTCTACTACAGTGCCACACACAGGCTGGCAGCGGCACAGCAGCGACGAGCGGCGTCCTGCGGCCACAAGAAGCTCGCCAAGTCCCGCAGGAACATTGTGGTGCTGGTCGTCGTCTTCTGCGTCTGCTTCCTTCCCTACCACCTGGTCCGACTCCCCTACGCATTCATTCCTCGATCCTGCTCCAATCCCGCCATCTTGTACTTGAAGGAAGTTACCGTTTCCATGTCCGCCCTCAACGTCTGCCTGGACCCGCTCATCTACTTTTTGCTCTGCAAGGCCTTCCGCGGCCAGCTGAGACAAAGACAAAAACACAGCGAAGCCGACACTTTTAGGAAGGCGGCCACTTATCCTTCCGGTACTTTCCAGACGGGGGTGTCAAAGCCGCAAGGCCCGTGA